In a genomic window of Salvelinus fontinalis isolate EN_2023a chromosome 7, ASM2944872v1, whole genome shotgun sequence:
- the LOC129859705 gene encoding uncharacterized protein C21orf58-like translates to MTDPMLDQMTRLKLRLLEKRLENERDNKDGRAESALSTRSFDGQVDALHSVLRRKKDLLQRLREQHMLEDLSRPHTWGGTGRRYRPDLLPPPVPLPPTPAPIHIYQPALAPPAPPPPQPPRIIQQMLPQQPTTFIQQLPQQQPLIQQIPPPQPYPAPRSGSIKEDMVELMLMQNAQMHQIIMHNMMLKAIPPTALSPPNPGQDVVVRSAVKPRGNSVHHHHYGPQAQLLPPIGYPMWPSMTSSLPEGQGGPHMPSVQHVTGPISLPPLNMY, encoded by the exons ATGACTGATCCCATGCTTGACCAGATGACCAGACTCAAACTCAGGCTGCTGGAGAAG AGACTGGAGAATGAGAGGGACAACAAGGACGGCAGAGCAGAATCTGCCCTATCCACCA GGAGTTTTGATGGACAGGTGGATGCGCTGCACAGTGTGCTCAGACGAAAAAAGGACCTGCTGCAAAGACTGAGG GAGCAGCACATGTTGGAGGACCTGAGCAGACCTCACACCTGGGGTGGGACAGGGAGACGGTACCGCCCagacctcctccctcctcctgtccctctgcCTCCTACTCCGGCCCCCATCCATATCTACCAGCCTGCCCTTGCACCCCCCGCTCCACCCCCGCCACAGCCCCCACGCATCATCCAGCAAATG TTGCCCCAGCAGCCTACTACCTTCATACAGCAGTTACCACAGCAACAGCCCCTCATACAACAGATACCCCCTCCTCAGCCTTACCCTGCACCACGGTCTGGGAGCATCAAagaag acatgGTGGAGCTGATGTTGATGCAGAATGCTCAGATGCATCAGATCATAatgcacaacatgatgctgaaaGCAATACCTCCCACGGCCCTGTCACCACCTAACCCAGGACAG GACGTTGTTGTGAGGTCAGCGGTCAAACCAAGAGGAAACTCcgtccaccaccatcactacgGCCCCCAGGCCCAATTGCTACCTCCCATTGGCTATCCCATGTGGCCCTCAATGACGTCATCGCTACCTGAAGGGCAGGGCGGGCCTCATATGCCGTCCGTGCAGCATGTGACCGGCCCCATCTCATTGCCCCCACTCAACATGTATTAG